The sequence CGGACCTGCAGATGCGGCGGCTCGGCCACCGCGGTGGCCGCGCCGGCGTCGCCGTCAGGCTGCGTCGTCATCTCAGCTCCCCCATCGGACGGTCATCGCGTCGGACGTGTGTCGCCAGGTGCTTTCCGGACGGTAGGTCACCTCGGACACAGGTCACGTGGGACGCACCCGTGGGTCGAGCACCGCGTAGAGGACATCGACGATGATGTTGGCCAAGACCACGAAGAAGGCCGCGAAGACGGTTACGCCGAGGATGGTCGGCAGGTCCTGGGTGTTGATCGCCTCGATGGACATCTTTCCCAGGCCACGGAACCCGAAAGTGCTTTCGGTCAGCACCGCGCCCCCGAGCAGCGACCCGACGTCCAGGCCGAAGATGGTCAGGATCGGTGTCAGCGCCGCGCGCAGCGCGTGTTTGCCGATGACGTCCCGTTCCGGGAGGCCCTTGGCACGAGCGGTGCGGATGTAGTCCTCACCGAGGACGTCGAGCATGCTCGCCCGGGTGAGCCGGGCGTACATCGCGGCGTACAGGAACGCGAGGACGATCCAGGCCGGAAGCAGGTTCCAGGCCCAGGTGAACGGATTGTCCAGAAAGTTCGCGTAGTGGACGCCCTTGATGATGCGCCACTTGTAGCTGACCAGGTACAGCATCACCAGGCCGGTGAAGTACACCGGCATCGAGACCCCGGCGAGCGCGACGGTCATCGACGCCCGGTCGGCGAACCTGCCCCGGCGCAGCGCGGAGATGACGCCTACCGTGACGCCGCCGAGCAGGAAGAGAACGGCGGCGCCGATGGTCAGCGAGATGGTCACCGGCAGCGCCTGGGTGATCTGCTGCCACACCGGCTGGCTGTTACGGAACGAGTAGCCCAGGCAGGGCGCCGGGCAGTAGGTGACGTCCGGGCCGGAGTCGTAGTGCCGGCCGACGAAGATGCCCTCGAGGAAATGCCAGTACTGCACGACGAGCGGCTGGTCGAGCCCCAGCTTCTTCGTCACCGCGGCGACGACCGCGGGGGTCGGGCTCCGGCCGGCGAAGAGCACCGCGGGGTTCGAGCCGAACACCTTCGGCACCAGGAAGAACAGCAGGAACGTGATGACGCTGACCAGCCAGAGAATCACGATCCCACCGAGCACCCGGCGGATCACGAATCCAACCATTGTGGGTTGTTCTCCGCTTCTGTGTCAGCGACCCTGCCAGCGGCCGGCGGGCGCGGTCGGCTCGGTACGTGTGTGTGGCCGCCGGGTGGGCACGGAACCCACCCGGCGGCCAACGGTGTTACTGGATGTGCGGACCTACGGGTGACAGGACGTCACGGCATCAACGAACCACGCCGAGAGCGGCGAAGTTGATCATGTTGAAGCCGGGGGTGAAGAAGACGTTCGTCACCTTGTTGCTGTAGATGTTCACGGCCTTGTCGTAGAGCAGCGGAACGTAGGCCGCGGACTCGACGACACCCTTGTCGACCTGGGTCCAGGCGGCCTGGTCGACAGCCGGGTCGTCCGAGCCGAGGGCCTTGTCGATGCCGCCGTTGACGGTCGCGCTGTTCAGCGAGGCGTAGTTGCTGTTGCCCTGGGGCAGGATCTTCCGGCCGTCGACGATCGAGCTGAAGAAGCCGTACGGAGCCGGCCAGTCAGCACCCCAACCGGTCAGCGCCAGGCCGTAGCCCTTGGCCTGCACGTTCTTCGGGATACCGAGCACGGAGGAGAAGTACTGCGAGGCGTCGAACTTGTCGATGGTGACGGTGACGCCGATCTTCTTCAGGTCGGACTGGAGCGCCACCGCCTGCGCGACCTCGGCGGGCCGGGTGCGGGACGTCAGAATCGTCGAGAAGCCGTTCGGCTTGCCACAGGCCTTCAGCTCTTCCTTGGCCTTGGCGATGTCACCGGCGTTGTTCGGCGTCGGGAACAGGTCGAACGACTTGTAGTACTGCAGCGTCGGCGGCAGCATCGTGGTCGCCGGCTGGCCAGCGTCCGGGCCACCACGAGCGAGCGACTGGGCCTGCTTGTTGACGGCCCAGGCGACCGCGTTGCGGCAGTGGACGTTGTCGAACGGCTTCACGTCGGTGGTGATGCTCAGGTAGCGCAGGAAGCCGGACAGGTCGACCGTCTTGAAGATGGACGAGTCCGAGTGGACCTTCGCCTGGGTCGCCGACTGAACGCCGGTCTGGTCCAGGAAGACGTCCGCGTCGCCGGCGAGGATCCGGTTGTCGATGTCGGTCGCCTCGAGGCCCATGGTGATGTCGATCTCGTCCGGCAGGGCCTTGTTGACCGTGTCGGTCGACGGGTCCCACTGGTCATTGCGGACCAGCTTCATGGACTTGTTCGGCGTGTACTCGGCAATCTTGTACGGGCCGGACGCGACCGGGTGCGAGGTGTACTTGTCACCGGTGTCCTTCGCCTGCGGCACCGGGGTGGCCGTCGGGGAGGCCATGATGAAGTTCCAGTCCGGGAACTTCTTGTTCAGGTGGAAGATGATCGTCGAGTCGTCCGGCGTCTCGATCGACTTCAGCCCGAGCTTGTTCGGGTCGGTGTCCTTGTACGGGCCCGGGTACGGGTTCGCCTTGTCGTCGAGCTCGTCGATGACGTAGGTCGGACCGCCGTTGATCACGTCAGTCGCGAAGGTGCGCTCGATGCCGTACTTGATGTCCTTGGACGTGATCGGGGTCCCGTCCTCGAACTTGATCCCGGACTTCAGCGTGTAGGTCCACGTCTGGCCGCCGTCGGGCGACTTCGGGACGGACGTCGCCAGGTCACCGGTCAGCTCGGACGAGTTGGCCTTCGGCACGTAGGTCAGCAGCTGACGGGAGATCCAACGCTGCTGGTCCCAGCACGTGGCGTAGTAGGTCCGCTGCGGGTCCCAGAAGTCGCAGTCGCTGCCGGAGAGGGCTCGCAGCGTGCCGCCCTTCTTATCCGACGTGTGGAACGTCTGCGTCGTCGTGGTCGGCAGGCCGAGCGAACCGGCGGCGGCGCTGCTGTTGGACGCCGAGCCTCCCCCACCGCTGCTGCCCCCACAGGCCGCCAGGATCAAGGCGCCGGCGGCCGCGAGCACGCCGGATCTGATCCAGATCGTTCGTTTTCTCATCTGTTCCCCTCTGTATTGCGATGCTGCCCCGGGATGGGCCATGGACGGTCCTGGGTGCCCAGCCCGAGCCCGCGACGTTGAGGGCTCCGGGTAGTGACGGCTTGCGGACCGGGAGAGTCAGCCGCCGCGCGGGTCGAACGCGTCCCGCAGGGCGTCGCCGAGCAGGTTGAAGGCCAGTACGGTCAGGAAGATCGCGACGCCGGGGACGACCATGTACATGGGGTCGACGCGGTAGAAGCCGGACGCGGCCGTCGAGAGCATGTCGCCCCAGGACGCCGTCGGCGGCCGGACGCCGACGCCGAGGTACGACAGGGCCGCCTCGAAAAGGATGTTCGTCGGGATCATCAGCGTGGTGTAGACGAGGATCGGCGCGACGAGGTTCGGCAGCAGCTCGTGCGACATGATCCGAATGGGCCCGGCGCCAGTGCCCCGCGCGGCCGCGATGAAGTCCTTCTCCTTCAGGGACAGCACCTGTCCGCGCACGATCCGTCCGATGTACGGCCAGCTGAAGAATCCGATGATGAAGATCAGGATGCCCAGCCGCAGGGTCCCGCCGCTCAGGCCGAACGCGGAGTCCGGGATGACCGCGACGATCGCGATCGCGAACAGCAGCACCGGGAAAGCAAGCATCAGGTCCATCAGCCGCGCGATCAGCCCGCCGAGCCAGCCGCCGACGTAGCCGGAGACGAGGCCCAGCACGGTGCCGAGCACGACGGACAGCAGGGTCGCGAGCGTGGCGACCAGCAGCGAGACCCGGGCACCGTAGACGACCCGGGCGAGCACGTCCCGGCCGTTGGTCGGCTCGACTCCGAAGAGATGGTGCGCGCTGATCCCGCCGAAGCTGCCGGCCGGCATCGCCGTCGTCAGGTTGAGCGCGGTGTAGTCCGGGTCGTCCGGCGTCACACCGAGGATCGCGCAGATCACCGGCGCCAGGATCGCGACGAGGGCGACCAGGACGACGAAGGCGGCGCTGCCGAGCGCCACCTTGTCCTTGCGGAGCCGAGACCAGGCGATCCGCCAGAGCGAGCGGCCCGCGACCGGCTTGGTGTCCGCCGTTTCGAAGGCCCGCCCGGTGGGCTCCACCTGCAACGGGACCGCCACGAACCACCTCCAGGGCAGGCGAAAACCGCATTTCGCCTGAAGCAAGAACCTGTGGCACGGTAGCGTTCGCGCGGCCGGCTGGATAGCGGATGTTATGAAGTGCTGAGGAAACGTTGCGCGTTTGCCATACGATGACCGTTATGTAACAGATGGGTTACCTGGGCGAGAACGGCAGCCGCCGATCGCGCGCGCCGGGCGGGACAGAGCAGCCCGCTCCCGTAACAATCGGACCGCCTGGTAGCACGCCGATCTGGCCGCCGACGGGCCGCAGAGAGGGCCCTGACCAGCAGTTCCAGCGACTCCGGCGCACCAGCGAGAGGCCCGCCGTTCACATCAACAGAAACACTACAAACCTCAAGGGTATTCACCGGTCCGCGTGCCGCGGCGGACTGGAACGCGGCCGGACGATAAACGACGAAACGCCGCCCAAAGCGGGCAAAGTACCTGGAACGACGAAGGTCCGGGCCACCAGACGCGGCCCGGACCTTCGGGGATTTCTCGGTGCGCTCAGGCCGGCGGGCCGCTGCGCACGATCGCGGTGAACTCCTCCGCCACCAGGCTCGCGCCGCCGACCAGGCCGCCGTCGACGTCCGGCATGGTGAACAGCTCGCCCGCGCTCGACGCCTTGACCGAGCCGCCGTAGAGCACCCGGATGCCGGCCGCGAGCTCCGCGTCGAACAGGCCGGCCAGCCGCTCCCGGAGCGCCGCGCACATGTCCTGGGCGTCCTGGGCCGACGCGGTCCGGCCGGTGCCGATCGCCCAGACCGGCTCGTAGGCGATGACGACCGTCTTCGCCTGCGCCGGCTTCAGGCCGGCCAGCGAGCCCTCAAGCTGGGCCAGGCAGTGCTCGACGTGGTTGCCGGCCACGCGGACGTCCTCGTGCTCGCCGACGCAGACGATCGGCGTCAGGCCACTGCGGTAGGCGGCGGCGACCTTGGCCGCGACCAGCGCGTCGTCCTCGTGGTGGTCGGTCCGCCGCTCGGAGTGGCCGACGATCACGTAGCCGCAGCCGAGCTTGGCCAGCATCGGCCCGGACACGTCGCCCGTGTGCGCGCCGGAGTCGAACGGCGAGAGGTCCTGGGCGCCGTAGCCGATGGCGAGCTTGTCCCCGTCGATCGCGGTCTGCACGCTGCGCAGGTCGATGAACGGCGGGAAGATGACCGTCTCGACGGTCTCCAGCTCGGCCGGCTTCAGGTCATAGGCGATCTTCTGGACGAGGGCGATCGCCTCAAGGTGGTTGAGGTTCATCTTCCAGTTGCCGGCGACCAGCGTCTGGCGGCCGGTGCCCTTGGACTTGCGGGCGACGGCGGGCTGTTTGCCGGTCGCCGGGCCCTGGCGCAGCGGAGTCATCGGGTCAGACCTCCAACGCGGCGATGCCGGGCAGCGACTTGCCCTCGAGGAATTCCAGGCTCGCGCCGCCGCCCGTGGAGATGTGGCTGAACGACGTCTCGGGGATGCCCAGGGTGCGCACCGCCGCGGCCGAGTCACCGCCGCCGACGACCGTGAAGGCCCCGGCGCCGGTCTGGGCCGCGACCGCCTCCGCGACGCCCTTCGTGCCGGCCGCGAACGGCGCCATCTCGAACACGCCCATCGGCCCGTTCCAGAAGATCGTCCCCGCGCCCGCCAGCCGGGCGGCGAACAGCTCCGTCGACGAGGGACCGATGTCCAGGCCAAGCCAGCCGTCCCGGATCCCGGCAGCCGGCACGACGTCGGTGGCGGCGTCGGCCGCGAACCGGTCCGCGATCACCACGTCGGTCGGCAGCACGATCCGGTCGCCGCCCTCGGCGAGCAGGTCCTTGCAGGTGTCGATCATCTCGCTCTCCAGCAGCGAAGCCCCGACGCCGTGGCCCTGCGCGGCCAGGAACGTGAAGCACATACCGCCGCCGACCAGCAGCGCGTCGACCTTCGGCAGCAGCGCGCGGATCACCCCGAGCTTGTCGGAGACCTTCGAGCCGCCGAGCACCACCACGTACGGCCGGCGGGCGTCACCGGCCAGCTTGCGCAGCACCTCCAGCTCGGCGAGCACCAGCCCGCCGGCCGCGTGCGGCAGCCGCTTGGGCACGTCGGCGACGCTGGCGTGCGCCCGGTGCACCGCGCCGAAGGCGTCCCCGACGTAGAACTCCGCGAGGGCCGCGAGGTCGTCGGCGAACGCGGCCCGGACCGCGGCGTCCTTGCTGGTCTCCCCCGGGTGGAAGCGCAGGTTGTCCAGCAGCGCCACCTCGCCGTCGCCGAGCCCGGCCACGACGGCCGCGACCGCGTCACCGGCGATGTCGTTGGAACCCTCGGTGCCGGTGAACGTGACCGGCTGGCCGAGGATCTCGCTCAGCCGGGCCGCCACCGGGGCGAGCGAGTACTTCTCGTCGTACTCGCCCTTGGGCCGGCCGAGGTGCGAGCAGACCACCACCTTGGCGCCCCGCTCGGCCAGGGCCCTGATCGTGGGCGCGCTGGCCAGGACCCGGCCGTCATCGGTGATCCGCGGGCTGTCCCCGGACCGGTCCAGCGGCACGTTGAGATCGCTGCGGACCAGCACCCGGTGCCCCGCGACCTGCAGGTCGTCGATCGTCCTCATGTGTCTCCGTATCTTTGGTTCGCGGCGTCCGGGCGCGAGCCTCCGGCCCCGATCCTCGCTTCGCTCCGGTCGGGACCTCCGGCTCGCCGGGGTTCCTGCCGGATCGCGCCAGCGATCCGGCAGGTCCGCTCCGCCGCGAACGGGCTTCGGGCCGGGGTGGCTTCGGAATCGGAAAGCGGATGGAAAAGGGAAACAGAACACGAGCCGCCCGGTGCCGAGGGGCACCGGGCGGCTCGTCAAGCAGGTCTTCTTAACCCAAGCGGGAGGCGACCAGGGCCGTCAGGTCGACCAGGCGGTTGGAGTAGCCCCACTCGTTGTCGTACCAGCCGACGACCTTGACCTGGGGGCCCCAGGACATGGTCAGCAGCGAGTCGAAGGTGCAGGAGGCGGGGGTGCCGACGATGTCGGAGGAGACGATCGGGTCCTCGGTGTAGACGAGGTAGCCCTTGAGCGGGCCCTCGGCCGCCGCCCGGTAGGCCGCGTTGATCTCTTCCTTGCTGGCCGACGTCTTCAGGTTGACGACCAGGTCGGTGACCGAGCCGTCGAGCACCGGGACGCGCATCGACAGGCCGTCGAGCTTGCCCTTGAGCTGCGGCAGCACCAGCGAGGTGGCCTTCGCGGCGCCCGTGGAGGTCGGGATGATGTTCTGCGCGGCGGCGCGGGCCCGGCGCAGGTCGCTGTGCGGGAAGTCCAGGATGACCTGGTCGTTGGTGTAGGCGTGGATCGTGGTCATGAAGCCACGCTCGATACCGAACGCCTCGTCGAGGACCTTGGCCAGCGGGGCCACGCAGTTCGTCGTGCAGGACGCGTTGGACAGCACGTGCTGCGTCGCCGGGTCGTAGGCGTCGTCGTTCACACCCATGACGACGGTCAGGTCCTCGCCCTTGGCCGGGGCCGAGATGATGACCTTCTTGGCGCCGGCGGCCAGGTGCTTGGCGGCCGAGTCGCGGTCGGTGAAGCGTCCGGTCGACTCGATGACGATGTCGACGCCCAGCTCGCCCCAGGGCAGCTCGGCCGGGTCCCGCTCGGCCAGCACCTTGATCGTGGTGTCGCCCACCTGGATACCGCCGTCGGTGACGCTGACCGTCTCGGCGAGGGTGCCGAGGGTCGTGTCGTACTTCAGCAGGTGGGCCAGCGTCTTGTTGTTGGTGAGGTCGTTGACGGCGACCACCTCGAGCCCTGCCTGCTTGCTCGCCGCCAGCGCCCGCCAGAAGTTCCGGCCGATCCGACCGAAACCGTTGACTCCTACTCGCGTAGCCACGTCCGCGGACTCCCTACCTCATGTGCCGACGTCATCTTCCGTTGCAGGCACAGAGCCTAACGACTTTGGCCGCCCGCAGCCCCCTTCGGCTCGCAACGCGGCCGATTCCGTAGGGTGTCCCAGGCCACACGCGCCGTTGCCTCAGGCGTTCTCCAGGAGTTCCGGGGAGACGCTGGCCTCGGTGTTGGGGATGCCGAGGGAGTTGGCGCGCTTGTCGGCGAGGGCGAGCAGGCGGCGGATCCGGCCGGCGACGGCGTCCTTGGTCAGCGGCGGGTCGGCGAGGGCGCCCAGCTCCTCCAGCGACGCCTGCGCGTGCTGCAGCCGCAGCCGGCCCGCGGCCAGCAGGTGCTCCGGCGCGTCGTCGCCGAGGATCCTCATCGCGGCCTGCACCCGGGCTCCGGCGGCGACGGCCGCCCGCGCCGAGCGGCGCAGGTTCGCGTCGTCGAAGTTCGCCAGCCGGTTGGCGGTCGCCCGGACCTCGCGGCGCATCCGCCGCTCCTCCCAGGCCAGCAGGCTGTCGTGCGCGCCGATCCTGGTCAGCAGCGCGCTGATCGCGTCGCCGTCCCGGATCACCACCCGGTCGACGCCGCGGACGTCGCGGCTCTTGGCCTGGACGCCGAGCCGGCGCGCCGCGCCGACCAGCGCCAGCGCCGCCTCCGGGCCGGGCGACGTCACCTCCAGCGAGCAGGACCGGCCGGGCTCGGTGAGCGAGCCGTGCGCGAGGAACGCGCCCCGCCAGGCCGCCGCCGCGTCGCAGGCCGAGCCGGTCACGACCTGCGGCGGCAGGCCGCGGACCGGCCGGCCGCGCTGGTCGAGCAGGCCGGTCGACCGGGCGAGCTGCTCGCCGTCGCGCTCGACCCGCACGATGTAGCGGACCGAGCGGCGCAGGCCGCCCGCCGCGAGTACCGCGATCGTCGACGGGAAGCTGAAGACCTCGGCGATCTCCCGGCGCAGCCGGCGCGCCGTCGCCCCGGTGTCCAGCTCCGCCTCGACGACGATCCGGCCGCCGACGATGTGCAGGCCGCCGCCGAACCGCAGCAGTGCCGCCATCTCCGCGCGCCGGCAGCAGGGTTTCGCGACCCGCAGCCGGCTGAGCTCGTCTTTCACGGTGGCCGTCATCGCCGCCACGCCGATCACTCCTTGGGATCGCGGGCTGTCACCCGCGGGTCGGGGGGTCCCGGGGTACCCGCTGGACCGGCGCCGGTGCGGCCAGACCGGCGGAGCCGGTCGGGCAGTCCGGTGATCCAGGAGGTCCGCTGCGCGGCCGGGCCAGGCCCGCGGGGGGCCGGTGAGGAATCAGGGGTCAGGGTCGCCCGCGCCGCCGGCACGTCGGCCGTCTCGGCCGGCCCTGTCTCGGCCGGCCCTGTCTCGGCCGGCCCTGTCTCGGCCGGCCCTGTCTCGGCCGGCCCTGTCTCGGCCGGCCCTGTCTCGGCCGGTACTGCCTCGGCCTGGGCGGGCGGGTCCTCGCGGTAGGCCGCGAAGACGCCCTCGAAGGCCGCCGCGAGAAGCGCCGGATCGTGCGTGCCGGGTGCCTCGGGTGCGCGCACCGGCGCCAGGTGCAGCCTGGCGCCCAGCTCCGCGGCGGCCGCCGCGAGCTCCGCCGGGTCCGGGACGGCCGCCGGGTCCGCGAGCACCACGTCGACGGTCAGGCCGGGGGCGTGCCGCGCGAGCACCCGCAGGTGCGCCTCGGGGGTGAAACCCTCGGTCTCCCCCGGCTGCGCGACCAGGTTGAGCACGAGCAGCCGGCGCGCGGCGGCGCCGGTGATCGCCTTGTGCATCTCGGGGACGAGGAGATGCGGAAGCATGCTGGTGTAGAGCGAGCCCGGGCCGAGAATCAGCCAGTCCGCCGCCTCGACGGCGGCGCAGGCCGGCGCGCAGGCCCGCGGCTCGGTCGGCTCGACCCAGACCTCGCAGACCGCGCCCGCGGTGGACGCGACCGCCACCTGGCCGCGGACCAGCCTGGTCGCGGCCGGGTCGGCCGGGTCCAGGCCGGCGACCTCGGCCACGATGTCGATGCCGTCCTCCGACAGCGGCAGCACCCGGCCGTGCACCCCGAGCAGCTGGGCCGCGAGCTCCAGCGCGGCCACCGGGGAGCCGACGTGCTCGGCGAGCGCGGCCAGCACCAGGTTGCCCACGGCGTGCCCGGCCAGCGGGCCGTCCCCCGCGAAGCGGCGCTGGAACAGCTCGGTCCAGGACCGCGACCACGGGTCGGGGCCGGCCAGTGCCGCGAGCGCCATCCGCAGGTCGCCCGGCGGGAGCGCGCCCAGCTCGGCGCGCAGCCGGCCCGACGAGCCACCGTCGTCGCCGACGGTGACGACGGCGGTGAGCCGGTCGGTGAGCCGCCGCAACGCCGCCAGCGAGGCCGCGAGACCGTGCCCGCCGCCGAACGCGACGACGGCCGGGCCGGGACCGGCCGCCCCGGCGGGCACGGAGCCCGGCCATCCGGCCGCGTCGTCCCGACCGGCGGCGGGCTCACGGGCGTCGGGGCGACCGTGGTCGGCGGAGTTTGGCACCGGCGTCACTCCCGGCCCAGGTCACGGTGCACGACCTGGACACCGACGCCGGTCGCGGCCAGCCGGGCGCCGAGCTCCTCGGCGACGGCCACACTGCGGTGCCGCCCACCGGTACAGCCGACGGCCAGCGTCAGGTACCGCTTGCCCTCCCGCAGGTAGCCGTCGCCGACCAGCCGCAGCAGCTCGGCGTACCGGTCGATGAAGTCCTGAGCCCCCGGCTGGTCGAGAACGTAGTCGCGGACCTGTGGGTCACGGCCGGTGAACGGCCGCAGCGCCTCGACCCAGTGCGGGTTGGCCAGGAACCGGCAGTCGGCGACCAGGTCCGCGTCCAGCGGCAGGCCGTAGCGGTAGCCGAACGAGACGACGGTGGCGTTGAGCCGGTTACCGCCCGGCTGGCCGAACGCCGCGTCGATCTTCGAGCGCAGCTCGTGGACGTTGAGGTCGGTGGTGTCGAGCACCAGGTCGGCCTCGCCCCGCAGCTCGGCGAGCTGGGTCCGCTCCCGGCTGATCCCGTCGACGACCCGGTCCGCGCCCTGCAGCGGGTGCGGCCGCCGGACGTGGTCGAACCGGCGGATCAGCGCGTCGTCGCTCGCCTCCAGGAACAGCACCCGCGGCCGCATGCCGCCGGCGTCGAGCGCGTCGATCGCCGCCCGCAGGTCGGCGAAGAACGCCCGGCCACGGACGTCGACGACGACGGCGATCCGGCTCACGCCGCCGCCGGAGCGACGGCCGAGCTCGGCCATCGTCGAGAGCAGCGCGGGGGGCAGGTTGTCGACGACGAACCAGCCGAGGTCCTCCAGGCACTTGGCCGCGGTGCTGCGGCCGGCCCCCGACAGTCCGGTGATGATCGCGAGATCCAGCGTCGAGGCACTGGTCGCGGTGCTGGTCATGGCGTGTTCCCCCTTGTCACCGCGTGTTCTCCATTGACTCTGGAAGCCTCAGTGACTCTGGAGGCCCCGTTGACTCTGGAGGCCCCGTTGACTCTGGAGGCCCCGTCCACCGGGCCGGAACCGGCGGCCGCGTCGGCGGGCGCCGGCGCTCCCGCATCCGGAACCGACGCTCTGCTCCCCGTGGACGTTGCCTTTCCGGCCGATTTCGGCCGCCCGGCCGGAGTCGGGCGCCGCTCGGCGGGACCTCCCGGTGCCGTGGGCGGCGCCGCTCCGGACGGCGTCTCGAGGATCTCGCCGGTCAGTGGGTCGACGGCGGGTGCCGGGGCGCCGGGGGTGCCAGGCCCGCTCGTCGCCAACGCGGCCACGATCGCCGCGGCGGTCCGCGGGCCGATCCCCGGCACGGTCGAGATCTCCTCCGCGCTCGCCGCGCGCAGCTTCGCCACCGAGCCGAACGTCTTCAGCAGCGCCTTGCGCCGGGTCTCGCCGAGGCCGGGGACGCCGTCCAACAGCGACGAGGTCATCGAGGCCGACCGCTTCTGGCGGTGGAAGGTGATCGCGAACCGGTGTGCCTCGTCGCGGACCCGCTGCAGCAGGTAGAGCGCCTCGCTGGTCCGCGGCAGGATCACCGGGTCCGGGTCGTCCGGGAGCCATACCTCCTCCAGCCGCTTGGCCAGTCCGCACAGCGCGACGCCACCGGGCCCCGCGTCGATCCCCAGGTCGGCCAGTGCCCTGGCCGCCGCGGCGACCTGCGGTGGGCCGCCGTCGACGACGACGAGGTTCGGCGGGTAGGCGAACCGGCGCGGCCTGCCGTCGACGACCAGCGGCTCGGGGCCGTCCGTCCCCTCGGCCCCCGCCGCCGCGCCGGCACTGCCGTCCGCGGGCGCGTCCTGGTCGGTGCCGGGTAGCTCCCCGGTGCGGGACAGCTCGGCCAGGTACCGGGAGAACCGGCGGCTGACCGTCTCGTACATGCTCGCTGTGTCGTCCTGCTCGTTCCCGTCCCGGCGCGCGGCGCCCCGGATGGTGAACCGGCGGTACTCGGACTTGCGGGCGACGCCGTCCTCGAAGACCACCATGCTGGCGACGACGTCCTGGCCCTGGGTGTGCGAGACGTCGAAGCACTCGATCCGCAGCGGCGCCTCGGCGAGGCCGAGCGTCTCCTGCAGCTCGGCGAGCGCCAGGCTGCGGGCGGTCAGGTCACTGGCCCGCTTCGTGCGGTGCAGGACGAGTGCCTGCTTGGCGTTGCGCTCGACCGTCTCCATGAGGGTGCGCTTGTCGCCCCGCTGCGGGACCCGCACCTCGACCCGACCGCCGCGGTACCGGGCGAGCAGCTCGCCGACGGCGTCGGCGTCGGTGGGCAGCTCGGGGACGAGCACCTCGCGGGGGATGTCCGCGTGCCGGCCGCCCACGCCACGCACGGCGTCCGGCGCGGCGCCGGCCCGGGAGGGGCGGCCGCGGCGGAGCACGCCGGCGGCGTCCTCGGCGCCGGCCGTCTCGGCCGGCGCCGCCGTCGCCCCGGGACCCGGCCGGGCCGGGCTCAGGTCGCCGAGCTCGATGTCGCCCAGGTCCTTGTCGCCCAGGTACTCCTGGGTGAGGAACTGCTCGACCAGGTCGGCGGTGGTGACGTCGGCGAGCTTGTCGACGACCCAGCCGCGCTGGCCGCGGACCCGGCCGCCGCGCACGTAGAAGACCTGGACGGCCGCTTCCAGCTCGTCCTGCGCGAAGGCCACGACGTCGGCGTCGGTGCCGTCGGCCAGCACGACGGCCTGCTTCTCCATCGCCCGGCGCAGCGCGCCGGCGTCGTCGCGCAGCCGGGCCGCCCGCTCGTAGTCCTGGGCGTCGGCGGCCGCGCGCATCTCGTCTTCCAGCCGGCGCAGGAACCGGCCGGTCTGGCCCGCCATGAAGTCGCAGAAGTCGTCGACGATCTGGCGGTGCTCGTCCGGAGTCACCCGCCCGACGCAGGGCGCGCTGCAGCGGTCGATGTAGCCCAGCAGGCACGGCCGGCCGACCTGGCCGGCGCGCTTGAAGACGCCGGTGGAGCAGGTGCGCGCGGGGAAGACCCGCAGCAGCAGGTCCAGCGTCTCGCGAATCGCCCACGCGTGCGCGTACGGCCCGAAGTAACGCACGCCCTTGCGCTTCGGCCCGCGCATGACCTGGAGCCGGGGGAACTCCTCCTGCAGCGTCACCGCGAGACTCGGATAGCTCTTGTCGTCGCGGTAGCGCACGTTGAAGCGCGGGTCGTACTCCTTGATCCAGGTGTACTCCAGCGCGAGGGCCTCGACCTCGGTGGACACGACGGTCCACTCGACCGAGCTCGCCGTGGTGACCATCGTGCGGGTACGAGGGTGCAGGGCGAAGACGTCGGTGAAGTAGTTGTTGAGGCGGGCGCGCAGGTTCTTGGCCTTGCCGACGTAGAGCACGCGGCCATGGGGGTCCCGGAATCGGTACACGCCCGGGGTCTCGGGAATCGAGCCCGGCGCGGGCCGGTAGGACGCCGGATCAGCCATAGGTCGAGCCTACGGCCGTCAGCGTCACGGTCAGACAGCGCCTGCACGTAAC is a genomic window of Pseudofrankia inefficax containing:
- the gap gene encoding type I glyceraldehyde-3-phosphate dehydrogenase, whose amino-acid sequence is MATRVGVNGFGRIGRNFWRALAASKQAGLEVVAVNDLTNNKTLAHLLKYDTTLGTLAETVSVTDGGIQVGDTTIKVLAERDPAELPWGELGVDIVIESTGRFTDRDSAAKHLAAGAKKVIISAPAKGEDLTVVMGVNDDAYDPATQHVLSNASCTTNCVAPLAKVLDEAFGIERGFMTTIHAYTNDQVILDFPHSDLRRARAAAQNIIPTSTGAAKATSLVLPQLKGKLDGLSMRVPVLDGSVTDLVVNLKTSASKEEINAAYRAAAEGPLKGYLVYTEDPIVSSDIVGTPASCTFDSLLTMSWGPQVKVVGWYDNEWGYSNRLVDLTALVASRLG
- the whiA gene encoding DNA-binding protein WhiA — translated: MTATVKDELSRLRVAKPCCRRAEMAALLRFGGGLHIVGGRIVVEAELDTGATARRLRREIAEVFSFPSTIAVLAAGGLRRSVRYIVRVERDGEQLARSTGLLDQRGRPVRGLPPQVVTGSACDAAAAWRGAFLAHGSLTEPGRSCSLEVTSPGPEAALALVGAARRLGVQAKSRDVRGVDRVVIRDGDAISALLTRIGAHDSLLAWEERRMRREVRATANRLANFDDANLRRSARAAVAAGARVQAAMRILGDDAPEHLLAAGRLRLQHAQASLEELGALADPPLTKDAVAGRIRRLLALADKRANSLGIPNTEASVSPELLENA
- the yvcK gene encoding uridine diphosphate-N-acetylglucosamine-binding protein YvcK — protein: MPNSADHGRPDAREPAAGRDDAAGWPGSVPAGAAGPGPAVVAFGGGHGLAASLAALRRLTDRLTAVVTVGDDGGSSGRLRAELGALPPGDLRMALAALAGPDPWSRSWTELFQRRFAGDGPLAGHAVGNLVLAALAEHVGSPVAALELAAQLLGVHGRVLPLSEDGIDIVAEVAGLDPADPAATRLVRGQVAVASTAGAVCEVWVEPTEPRACAPACAAVEAADWLILGPGSLYTSMLPHLLVPEMHKAITGAAARRLLVLNLVAQPGETEGFTPEAHLRVLARHAPGLTVDVVLADPAAVPDPAELAAAAAELGARLHLAPVRAPEAPGTHDPALLAAAFEGVFAAYREDPPAQAEAVPAETGPAETGPAETGPAETGPAETGPAETGPAETADVPAARATLTPDSSPAPRGPGPAAQRTSWITGLPDRLRRSGRTGAGPAGTPGPPDPRVTARDPKE
- the rapZ gene encoding RNase adapter RapZ, which translates into the protein MTSTATSASTLDLAIITGLSGAGRSTAAKCLEDLGWFVVDNLPPALLSTMAELGRRSGGGVSRIAVVVDVRGRAFFADLRAAIDALDAGGMRPRVLFLEASDDALIRRFDHVRRPHPLQGADRVVDGISRERTQLAELRGEADLVLDTTDLNVHELRSKIDAAFGQPGGNRLNATVVSFGYRYGLPLDADLVADCRFLANPHWVEALRPFTGRDPQVRDYVLDQPGAQDFIDRYAELLRLVGDGYLREGKRYLTLAVGCTGGRHRSVAVAEELGARLAATGVGVQVVHRDLGRE